ACCATTGTTGCCGACGGATACGACTCCAAGTTCCGAAAGCAAGTTCTAGAGACCAAGCCCGTCGTCAAAAGCAAGTTTTACGCCCTGGAGCTGGTCGACACGAAGCTACCGCTGCCCTTCCACGGccatgtcatcatcggcaacGCCTTTCCTATTCTCCTCTATCAGATCGGCACTCACGAGACAAGAGCGCTCTTCGATGTGCCCGCAAACATCCCCCAGGCTTCTCCCGAAGCCGGCGGCGTCCGCGGTTACATCAAGAACTGCGCCATCCCCGTGCTCCCCGAGGCCATCCGCCCGGCTGCCGAAAAGGCCCTTGCCGACGGCAAGATCCCCCGCAGCATGCCCAACAGCTGGCTCCCCGCCGTTCCCCAGACCCCGAgcggcctcgtcgtcctcggcgACGCCCTGAACATGCGTCACCCCCTTaccggcggcggcatgaCCGTCGCCTTCAACGACGCCCTGCTGCTCTCTGAGCTGCTGCATCCCGACGTCGTCCCGAACCTCGAGGACAAGGCGGCCATTCGCGATGCCATGAACAAGCTCTACTGGCGCCGCAAGAACTTCACTAGCATTATCAACACCCTCGCCCAGGCCCTCTACTCTCTATTCGCCGCCAACGACCGCCAGCTGCGCGCCCTCCAGTTGGGCTGCTTCGAGTACTTCCGCCGCGGCTGGACAGATGGACCGGCCGGCCTGCTcggcggcatcatccagcGACCTCTTGTCCTTGCGTACCATTTCTTCTATGTCGCCTTTGTGGCCATCTGGATGAACGGGTGCAACGTCATTGGCGGGCCGCTCGGCTTCTGGAAACTGCCCCTCGCGCTGCTCGATGCCGTTCTCATCCTGTGGAAGGCTTGCATCGTCTTTTTGCCAGTCATCTGGAGAGAAGGCTTCCagtaaaggaaaaaaaaaaagaataaaacaTATCCAACAACCCTTTTTTTAATACCTTGtttcttatatatatatatatatgtttCTACTCTTGTATGAAAATATCAACGTTGGATTTTCTTTCGACATTTACCACAGGCGAGGCGCGGAGTTATACGAGGCTAGGTAGCATCCcttggagagaaaagaagaagaaagaaggaaaatggCACGGCTAGGCTCTGGATGAGAAAAATGTAGTTATGCAGTTATGGCTAGAAAAGATGCTAGAGACGTTAAATAATCGTAATACTTACCTCATTTTATATGactttcttttattttccaTGCTATAATAGTTATCTAGCCATTCTATGCTAGAGATGAGTGCGGATTCTATGCCGCATGCCTGCTAGATGTGATAAACAAGTACAAATCGCTGGCCAATACTTAAATTAAGGCCCGGCGGCGCCGACTAGATTagtcttgttctgcttgATACCATCCATGACAAAGATGTGCCAGTTTCCCTTGgtttccttcttccctctaTGCCTTTTCATCTGCCACTCTGGGCTCCAAGTCTCAGGTGAG
This genomic stretch from Trichoderma breve strain T069 chromosome 1, whole genome shotgun sequence harbors:
- a CDS encoding squalene epoxidase domain-containing protein, whose amino-acid sequence is MSETLISETHTRERRDLYHEADVVVVGAGVFGCAAAFALANQGRSVLLLERWMHEPDRIVGELLQPGGLTALRKLGLGHCVEDIDAIPCYGYNVIYHGEPCAIPYPGLNEKGEVTHAWGGRGTGGTKQEGCGFHHGKFISQLRKACLGHKNITVVETEVVKTIRGEHTDQVLGVESRTTVNKETGEKKSDYFFGQLTIVADGYDSKFRKQVLETKPVVKSKFYALELVDTKLPLPFHGHVIIGNAFPILLYQIGTHETRALFDVPANIPQASPEAGGVRGYIKNCAIPVLPEAIRPAAEKALADGKIPRSMPNSWLPAVPQTPSGLVVLGDALNMRHPLTGGGMTVAFNDALLLSELLHPDVVPNLEDKAAIRDAMNKLYWRRKNFTSIINTLAQALYSLFAANDRQLRALQLGCFEYFRRGWTDGPAGLLGGIIQRPLVLAYHFFYVAFVAIWMNGCNVIGGPLGFWKLPLALLDAVLILWKACIVFLPVIWREGFQ